In Nonomuraea sp. NBC_00507, the following are encoded in one genomic region:
- a CDS encoding aldo/keto reductase: MTTLDTYRLLGRSGLRVSPLALGTMTFGTDWGWGSDKDESRRIFDIYLDRGGNFIDTASQYTEGSAETMLGDFAAGRREQLVIATKYTMARRPGDPNSGGNHRKSMVQSVEASLRRLNTDYIDLLYLHAWDFTTPVEEILRAMDDLVRMGKVLYVGISDAPAWQVSRMQAIADLRGWAPLIALQIEYSLVQRTVERDLIPMAREMGLGVIPWSPLASGVLTGKYTRADLDAGEGTADPSGTRKNVAAANGALTERALDIADVVKQVAGELGVKPSQVALAWTTLNPGVTAPIVGARTPAQLEVNLGALDVRFTESQLAALEEASRVELGFPHDFLASPMPRQVVFGGAEIDLTR, translated from the coding sequence ATGACGACTCTTGACACCTATCGGTTGCTCGGCCGCTCCGGCCTGCGGGTCTCGCCGCTGGCCCTGGGGACCATGACGTTCGGGACGGATTGGGGCTGGGGCTCGGACAAGGACGAGTCCCGCCGGATCTTCGACATCTACCTGGACCGCGGCGGCAACTTCATCGACACCGCCAGCCAGTACACAGAAGGCAGCGCCGAGACGATGCTCGGCGACTTCGCGGCGGGCCGGCGCGAGCAGCTGGTGATCGCCACGAAATACACCATGGCCAGGCGCCCCGGCGATCCGAACTCCGGCGGCAACCACCGCAAGAGCATGGTCCAATCGGTCGAGGCGAGCCTGCGCCGGCTCAACACCGACTACATCGACCTGCTCTATTTGCACGCCTGGGACTTCACCACTCCCGTCGAGGAGATCTTGCGTGCCATGGACGACCTCGTCAGGATGGGCAAGGTCCTCTACGTCGGCATCTCCGACGCGCCCGCCTGGCAGGTCTCCCGCATGCAGGCCATCGCCGACCTGCGGGGCTGGGCGCCGCTGATCGCCCTGCAGATCGAGTACAGCCTGGTCCAGCGGACGGTGGAGCGCGATCTCATCCCGATGGCGCGCGAGATGGGGCTCGGCGTGATCCCGTGGTCGCCGCTGGCCAGCGGAGTGCTGACCGGCAAGTACACCAGGGCCGACCTCGACGCCGGCGAGGGCACAGCCGACCCCTCAGGAACCCGCAAGAACGTGGCGGCGGCCAACGGCGCGCTGACCGAGCGGGCCCTGGACATCGCCGACGTGGTCAAGCAGGTCGCCGGTGAGCTGGGCGTGAAGCCGTCGCAGGTCGCGCTGGCCTGGACGACGCTCAACCCCGGCGTCACGGCGCCGATCGTGGGGGCGCGTACGCCGGCACAGCTCGAGGTCAACCTGGGCGCGCTCGACGTGCGCTTCACCGAGAGCCAGCTGGCCGCGCTGGAGGAGGCCAGCCGGGTCGAGCTCGGCTTCCCGCACGACTTCCTCGCCTCGCCCATGCCGCGCCAGGTCGTCTTCGGCGGCGCCGAGATCGACCTGACCCGCTGA
- the dapD gene encoding 2,3,4,5-tetrahydropyridine-2,6-dicarboxylate N-succinyltransferase codes for MTTAIDPTSTGAFGVGLATIAADGTVLDTWFPAPELGEAPLSGTERLSAAEAGELASLTGPDTARGVEVVAVRTGIAKLSEAPVDAHDVYLRLHLLSARLIKPHGANLDGVFGLLANVVWTNFGPCPVPDFEQTRLRLRARGAVTVYGVDKFPRMVDYVLPSGVRIADADRVRLGAHLAGGTTVMHEGFVNFNAGTLGSSMVEGRISAGVVVGDGSDVGGGASIMGTLSGGGKQVISIGERCLLGANAGIGISLGDDCVVEAGLYVTAGTKVALPDGKVVKAAELSGGSGILLRRNSQSGAVEAVPRTGTGIELNAALHAN; via the coding sequence GTGACGACTGCTATCGATCCCACCTCGACCGGCGCGTTCGGCGTCGGCCTCGCGACCATTGCCGCCGACGGCACCGTACTCGACACCTGGTTCCCCGCTCCTGAGCTGGGCGAGGCGCCCCTTTCGGGCACCGAGCGGCTGTCCGCCGCCGAGGCCGGTGAGCTGGCCTCGTTGACGGGCCCGGACACGGCGCGGGGCGTGGAGGTGGTGGCGGTGCGCACCGGCATCGCCAAGCTGTCGGAGGCGCCCGTGGACGCCCACGACGTCTACCTGCGCCTGCACCTGCTCTCCGCCCGCCTGATCAAGCCGCACGGGGCCAACCTGGACGGCGTCTTCGGCCTGCTGGCGAACGTCGTGTGGACCAACTTCGGGCCGTGCCCGGTGCCGGACTTCGAGCAGACCCGCCTGCGGCTGCGGGCGAGGGGCGCGGTGACGGTCTACGGGGTGGACAAGTTCCCGCGGATGGTGGACTACGTGCTGCCGTCGGGCGTGCGGATCGCCGACGCCGACCGGGTACGCCTGGGCGCGCACCTGGCCGGCGGCACGACGGTCATGCACGAGGGTTTCGTGAACTTCAACGCCGGCACGCTGGGCTCCTCGATGGTCGAGGGCCGGATCTCGGCGGGCGTCGTGGTCGGCGACGGCTCCGACGTGGGCGGCGGCGCCTCGATCATGGGGACGCTCTCGGGCGGCGGCAAGCAGGTCATCTCGATCGGTGAGCGCTGCCTGCTGGGCGCGAACGCCGGCATCGGCATCTCGCTGGGCGACGACTGCGTGGTGGAGGCCGGCCTGTACGTGACGGCGGGCACGAAGGTCGCCCTCCCCGACGGCAAGGTGGTCAAGGCGGCGGAGCTGTCCGGCGGGAGCGGGATCCTCCTGCGGCGCAATTCCCAGTCGGGCGCCGTCGAGGCGGTCCCCCGCACGGGCACCGGCATCGAGCTCAACGCCGCCCTCCACGCCAACTGA
- a CDS encoding DUF2784 domain-containing protein, with protein sequence MMYRLVADAAMMVHFLFLAYMAVGGFLAWRWRRTIWAHLAVVAWGVLSVVTGVECPLTLAEDWGRRQAGTQGLPASGFIDHYIEGVIYPEEYTNLARLGVAVLVLFSYVGYVLRRQ encoded by the coding sequence ATGATGTATCGCCTCGTCGCGGACGCCGCGATGATGGTGCACTTCCTGTTCCTCGCCTACATGGCGGTGGGCGGATTTCTGGCGTGGCGGTGGCGGCGGACGATCTGGGCCCACCTCGCCGTGGTCGCCTGGGGTGTGTTGTCGGTCGTCACCGGGGTAGAGTGCCCGCTGACCCTCGCCGAGGATTGGGGGCGGCGGCAGGCCGGGACGCAAGGGCTGCCGGCGTCCGGCTTCATCGACCACTACATCGAGGGCGTGATCTACCCGGAGGAGTACACGAACTTGGCACGCCTGGGGGTAGCCGTTCTCGTGCTGTTCTCCTACGTCGGGTACGTTCTCCGGCGTCAATGA
- a CDS encoding S8 family peptidase: protein MRRVASGWTALAAVVALAACSPTPPAGGGTQSKPTSPSVQHADFLVFYAAGRHQQALKAVERAGGTTVGEDPRLGYLLADGGGRTFAEDLGTDPAIVGVSPDRAIGSTAARRTGPAARRTGPAAFPDASALLASRPGEPLAGLQWDMRMIGADRANAKVPGSRQVLVGVIDTGIDGKHPDIAANFDRELSRNFVTDKPKDDNGETLDGPCEAKDCKDPVDEDDDGHGTHVASTIAAPINGIGIAGVAPDVRLVNIRAGQDSGFFFLKPSLDALTYAADIGVDVANLSYFVDPWLFNCTNNRSDSRKQQLEQQAIITGMQRAIDYARGKGVTLVSALGNGAADLGRPTVDDKSPGYPEGEQKVRRVDNSCINVPAESNGVISVSSIGPSGRKAIYSDYGVEQTDLSAPGGDVLDGTGAKATRSILGAAPERVLRAAGRIDASGNPKGADVVRDCTRSPCSYYQYLDGTSMAAPHATGVAAILISRFGKPGAGGALSLAPATVEDLLYKSAAQKACPTPRQYVYKSYGQTDTHMCEGEQSRNGFYGRGMVDAWKAATFEP from the coding sequence ATGCGGCGAGTCGCCTCTGGCTGGACGGCACTGGCTGCCGTGGTCGCGCTCGCCGCCTGCTCACCCACGCCCCCCGCAGGCGGCGGCACCCAGAGCAAGCCGACCAGCCCCTCCGTCCAGCATGCCGACTTCCTCGTCTTCTACGCCGCGGGCCGGCACCAGCAGGCCCTGAAGGCCGTCGAGCGGGCGGGCGGCACCACCGTGGGCGAGGACCCCAGGCTCGGCTACCTCCTGGCCGACGGCGGCGGCAGGACCTTCGCAGAGGACCTGGGAACCGACCCGGCCATCGTCGGTGTCTCCCCGGATCGGGCCATCGGCTCGACCGCGGCCCGCCGTACGGGACCCGCGGCCCGCCGTACCGGACCCGCAGCCTTCCCCGACGCGTCGGCGCTCCTCGCGAGCCGCCCCGGCGAGCCGCTCGCCGGCCTCCAGTGGGACATGCGGATGATCGGCGCCGACCGCGCGAACGCCAAGGTGCCCGGCAGCAGGCAGGTGCTGGTCGGCGTCATCGACACCGGCATCGACGGCAAGCACCCCGACATCGCGGCCAACTTCGACCGCGAGCTCAGCCGCAACTTCGTCACCGACAAGCCCAAGGACGACAACGGCGAGACGCTGGACGGCCCGTGCGAGGCCAAGGACTGCAAGGACCCGGTCGACGAGGACGACGACGGCCACGGCACCCACGTGGCCAGCACCATCGCCGCCCCGATCAACGGCATCGGCATCGCCGGCGTCGCCCCGGACGTGCGGCTGGTGAACATCCGGGCCGGCCAGGACTCCGGGTTCTTCTTCCTCAAGCCCAGCCTCGACGCGCTCACCTACGCCGCCGACATCGGCGTCGACGTCGCCAACCTGAGCTACTTCGTCGACCCCTGGCTGTTCAACTGCACGAACAACAGATCCGACTCCAGGAAGCAGCAGCTCGAGCAGCAGGCCATCATCACCGGCATGCAGCGGGCCATCGACTACGCCCGCGGCAAGGGTGTCACCCTGGTCTCCGCGCTCGGCAACGGTGCCGCCGACCTCGGCCGCCCCACGGTCGACGACAAGAGCCCCGGCTACCCCGAAGGCGAGCAGAAGGTCCGCAGGGTCGACAACTCCTGCATCAACGTGCCCGCCGAGTCCAACGGCGTCATCTCCGTCTCCTCGATCGGCCCTTCCGGACGCAAGGCCATCTACAGCGACTACGGCGTCGAGCAGACCGACCTGTCCGCCCCAGGCGGCGACGTGCTCGACGGCACGGGCGCCAAGGCCACCCGGTCCATCCTGGGCGCGGCTCCCGAGCGCGTGCTGCGCGCCGCCGGCCGGATCGACGCCTCGGGCAACCCGAAGGGCGCGGACGTCGTACGGGACTGCACGCGCAGCCCGTGCTCCTACTATCAGTACCTGGACGGCACCTCCATGGCCGCCCCCCACGCCACCGGCGTCGCCGCCATCCTCATCAGCCGCTTCGGCAAGCCCGGCGCCGGAGGGGCGCTGTCCCTCGCCCCCGCCACCGTCGAGGACCTCCTCTACAAGAGCGCCGCCCAGAAGGCATGCCCGACACCCCGCCAGTACGTTTACAAGTCCTACGGCCAGACCGACACGCACATGTGCGAAGGAGAGCAATCGCGTAACGGTTTCTACGGCCGAGGCATGGTGGACGCCTGGAAGGCGGCTACCTTCGAACCATGA
- a CDS encoding glutamate synthase subunit beta encodes MADPKGFLTHDRELPARRPVDVRISDWREVYQDFSQEKLTKQAARCMDCGIPFCHNGCPLGNLIPEWNDLVYRTDWREAIERLHATNNFPEFTGRLCPAPCEAACVLGINSDPVAIKRVEVEIIDRAFAEGWVTPQPPAVKTGKKVAVVGSGPAGLAAAQQLTRAGHDVVVFERADRIGGLLRYGIPEFKMEKRHIERRLEQMRAEGTEFRTSVNVGVDVTAAQLRAEFDAVVLAGGATQWRDLSVAGRELKGIYQAMEYLPLSNKVQEGDYAVPPISAEGKHVVVIGGGDTGADCIGTAIRQGAKSVTQLEIMPQPPASRPGSQPWPTFPILFKMESAHEELADGGGERVYAVSTTEFAGDADGNVRALRLVEVEGPQNGFKPIPGTEREIPAELVTLSMGFLGPEKGALLQDLAEDGGDGFYDKRGNVSRDKTYMSKVDGVFVAGDMGRGQSLIVWAIAEGRAAASGVDRYLTGETALPYPILPTARPLV; translated from the coding sequence ATGGCTGACCCCAAGGGTTTTCTCACGCACGACCGGGAGCTGCCGGCGCGCCGCCCCGTCGATGTGCGGATCAGCGACTGGCGTGAGGTCTACCAGGACTTCTCGCAGGAGAAGCTGACCAAGCAGGCGGCCCGCTGCATGGACTGCGGCATCCCGTTCTGCCACAACGGCTGCCCGCTGGGCAACCTCATCCCCGAGTGGAACGACCTCGTCTACCGCACCGACTGGCGCGAGGCGATCGAGCGGCTGCACGCCACGAACAACTTCCCGGAGTTCACCGGCAGGCTCTGCCCGGCTCCGTGTGAGGCGGCGTGCGTGCTGGGCATCAACTCCGACCCGGTGGCGATCAAGCGGGTCGAGGTCGAGATCATCGACCGGGCGTTCGCCGAGGGCTGGGTGACCCCGCAGCCTCCGGCCGTCAAGACCGGCAAGAAGGTCGCGGTCGTCGGCTCGGGTCCGGCGGGCCTGGCCGCCGCCCAGCAGCTCACCAGGGCAGGGCACGACGTGGTGGTGTTCGAGCGGGCCGACCGCATCGGCGGCCTGCTGCGCTACGGCATCCCCGAGTTCAAGATGGAGAAGCGGCACATCGAGCGCCGCCTGGAGCAGATGCGGGCCGAGGGCACCGAGTTCCGCACCAGCGTCAACGTGGGCGTGGACGTCACGGCCGCGCAGCTGCGCGCGGAGTTCGACGCGGTCGTGCTGGCCGGCGGCGCCACCCAGTGGCGTGACCTGTCGGTGGCCGGGCGCGAGCTCAAGGGCATCTACCAGGCCATGGAATACCTGCCGCTGTCCAACAAGGTCCAGGAGGGCGACTACGCGGTCCCGCCCATCTCGGCCGAGGGCAAGCACGTCGTGGTGATCGGCGGCGGCGACACCGGCGCCGACTGCATCGGCACGGCGATCAGGCAGGGCGCCAAGTCCGTCACCCAGCTCGAGATCATGCCGCAGCCGCCGGCCTCCCGTCCGGGCAGCCAGCCGTGGCCCACGTTCCCCATCCTGTTCAAGATGGAGAGCGCCCACGAGGAGCTGGCCGACGGCGGCGGGGAGCGGGTCTACGCGGTGTCCACCACTGAGTTCGCCGGCGACGCCGACGGCAACGTGCGGGCGCTGCGCCTGGTCGAGGTCGAGGGGCCGCAGAACGGGTTCAAGCCCATCCCGGGCACCGAGCGGGAGATCCCGGCCGAGCTGGTCACCCTGTCCATGGGCTTCCTCGGCCCCGAGAAGGGCGCCCTGCTGCAGGACCTGGCCGAGGACGGCGGCGACGGCTTCTACGACAAGCGGGGCAACGTCTCGCGCGACAAGACGTACATGTCCAAGGTCGACGGCGTGTTCGTGGCCGGCGACATGGGGCGCGGGCAGTCGCTCATCGTGTGGGCCATCGCCGAGGGGCGTGCCGCCGCCTCGGGCGTGGACCGCTACCTGACCGGGGAGACGGCGCTGCCGTACCCGATCCTGCCGACCGCGCGGCCGCTGGTCTGA
- a CDS encoding helix-turn-helix domain-containing protein: protein MSTVDQTRELAAFLRTRRERLDPRDVALPARRSQRRTPGLRREEVAELAGVSVDYVIRLEQGRGLRPSPEVLEALAGALRLNEDERVYLFDLAQQRPTTRRTARLRATADEAGPVSRLVLDLSPLPAMLLNHRFDIIAWNPEMAALVVDFGALPSEQRNSMWLCTLHPGLRDFYRDRERTLREGIADLRAAWAAHPDDTALSELIDELTSGSEEVARLWALRDVRVNGRGKKRLRHATAGPLTVEYEVLAPLQAPGQRLVIYRAADPASQRALDAVTATCDRVRPLMSAEAPAAGRA, encoded by the coding sequence ATGAGCACCGTGGACCAGACCCGCGAACTGGCGGCCTTCCTGCGCACCCGCCGCGAACGCCTGGATCCGCGCGACGTCGCGCTGCCCGCCCGCCGCTCCCAGCGCCGCACCCCCGGCCTGCGCAGGGAAGAGGTCGCCGAGCTGGCCGGCGTCAGCGTCGACTACGTCATCCGCCTGGAGCAGGGCCGTGGCCTGCGTCCATCGCCTGAGGTGCTGGAGGCGCTGGCCGGGGCGCTGCGCCTCAACGAGGACGAGCGGGTCTACCTGTTCGACCTCGCCCAGCAGCGGCCGACCACGCGCCGCACGGCGCGCCTGCGGGCCACCGCTGACGAGGCGGGTCCGGTCTCCCGGCTCGTGCTCGACCTGTCCCCGCTGCCGGCCATGCTGCTCAACCACCGGTTCGACATCATCGCGTGGAACCCGGAGATGGCGGCTCTGGTGGTCGACTTCGGCGCGCTGCCTTCGGAGCAGCGCAACAGCATGTGGTTGTGCACGCTGCACCCGGGCCTGCGCGACTTCTACCGCGATCGGGAGCGCACGCTGCGCGAAGGCATCGCGGACCTGCGGGCGGCGTGGGCGGCCCACCCCGACGACACGGCCCTGTCGGAGCTGATCGACGAGCTGACCTCCGGCAGCGAGGAGGTGGCCCGCCTGTGGGCGCTGCGCGACGTCCGCGTGAACGGCCGGGGCAAGAAGCGGCTGCGGCACGCCACGGCCGGCCCGCTGACCGTCGAATACGAGGTGCTGGCCCCGCTGCAGGCTCCGGGCCAGCGGCTGGTCATCTACCGTGCCGCCGACCCGGCGTCCCAGCGCGCGCTGGACGCCGTCACGGCCACGTGCGACCGCGTCAGACCCCTCATGAGCGCCGAAGCCCCGGCGGCCGGACGCGCCTGA
- the pyk gene encoding pyruvate kinase: MTRRAKIVCTLGPATSSEERLRELIAAGMDVARFNLSHGNHDLHREVYDRVRRVAADLGRGVGVLADLQGPKIRVGTFEEGPVRLGFGDVFAITTEDVPGDREQVSTTYKGLPYDVRSGDTILVDDGRLVLEVTRVDGDRVVTRVVIGGMISDNKGLNLPGVNVSAPALTDKDEADLRWALRTGCDMIALSFVRRPSDADVVRNIMEQEAVRLPLLAKIEKPQAVDRLPDIIEAFDGIMVARGDLGVELPLEQVPIVQRRIIELCREKARPVIVATQMLDSMMSAPRPTRAEASDVAYAVMDGADAIMLSGETSVGNYPIESVSTMDRIACAAEASSLRATHTLERMPETTGGAIARAAAEVGAIVGAKALIAFTMSGETARRLARYRSPIPLLAFTSAPHVRGQLSLTWGVETFHVPFVHHTDDMVRQVEASLLSLGRLEKGDKVVIVAGSPPGTPGSTNALRVHTIGSAVSHAS; the protein is encoded by the coding sequence GTGACTCGTCGCGCGAAAATCGTCTGCACCCTAGGCCCTGCCACTTCGTCCGAAGAACGCCTCCGCGAGCTGATCGCCGCGGGCATGGACGTGGCGCGGTTCAACCTCAGCCACGGCAATCATGACTTGCACCGAGAGGTCTACGACCGCGTGAGGAGGGTGGCGGCCGATCTCGGCCGTGGCGTAGGCGTGCTCGCCGACCTGCAGGGCCCCAAGATCCGCGTGGGCACCTTCGAAGAGGGCCCCGTCAGGCTCGGCTTCGGCGACGTCTTCGCCATCACCACCGAAGACGTGCCGGGAGACCGCGAGCAGGTCTCCACCACCTACAAGGGGCTGCCCTACGACGTGCGGTCCGGTGACACGATCCTGGTCGACGACGGCCGCCTCGTGCTCGAGGTGACCCGGGTCGACGGCGATCGCGTCGTCACCCGCGTCGTCATCGGCGGCATGATCTCCGACAACAAGGGGCTCAACCTGCCCGGCGTCAACGTCAGCGCGCCCGCGCTGACCGACAAGGACGAGGCCGACCTGCGCTGGGCGCTGCGCACCGGCTGCGACATGATCGCCCTGTCCTTCGTCCGCCGCCCGTCCGACGCCGACGTGGTGCGCAACATCATGGAGCAGGAGGCCGTGCGCCTGCCGCTGCTCGCCAAGATCGAGAAGCCGCAGGCCGTCGACCGCCTCCCCGACATCATCGAGGCCTTCGACGGCATCATGGTCGCCCGCGGCGACCTCGGCGTCGAGCTGCCCCTGGAGCAGGTGCCGATCGTGCAGCGGCGCATCATCGAGCTGTGCCGCGAGAAGGCCCGCCCGGTCATCGTCGCCACCCAGATGCTCGACTCGATGATGAGCGCCCCGCGCCCCACCCGTGCCGAGGCCTCCGACGTGGCCTACGCCGTCATGGACGGCGCCGACGCGATCATGCTGTCGGGTGAGACGTCGGTCGGCAACTACCCGATCGAATCCGTCTCCACGATGGACCGCATCGCCTGCGCCGCCGAGGCCTCCTCCCTGCGGGCCACCCACACGCTGGAGCGCATGCCCGAGACCACGGGCGGCGCCATCGCGCGGGCCGCCGCCGAAGTGGGCGCCATCGTCGGCGCCAAGGCGCTGATCGCCTTCACGATGTCGGGCGAGACGGCGCGGCGGCTGGCCCGCTACCGCTCCCCGATCCCGCTGCTGGCCTTCACCTCGGCGCCCCACGTGCGGGGACAGCTGTCGCTGACGTGGGGGGTGGAGACCTTCCACGTGCCGTTCGTGCATCACACCGATGACATGGTGCGGCAGGTCGAGGCGTCGTTGTTGTCGCTGGGACGGCTGGAGAAGGGGGACAAGGTGGTCATCGTGGCCGGCTCGCCTCCCGGCACCCCGGGCTCCACCAACGCCCTGCGCGTCCACACCATCGGCTCGGCGGTGTCCCACGCGAGCTAG